The Kitasatospora paranensis genome has a window encoding:
- a CDS encoding DUF3533 domain-containing protein: MPPPDRSGGATARQVLRNPKIWITPTVLVGVVSLLLSLLYMGGILNPRTDLHRLPVGLVNADRGGVIGGKQENLGARITAGIAAAPDPGDRVGWRILSPAAARDALASNQIYGALEIPAGFTAAIAALGTPAGRSPDRPTMTVLTNPGSGSLAASFATTTAQQAARQASLELGRQLTAAVPPTAAPVSSAAALLLADPATVVTVVGHPIGPHSGLGLSAFYYTLLLVLAGFLGANIINNGVDVALGYTDNELGPWHTRRQTVPISRRRTLVVKSVMSVALAVLTSALIMAATVGLLGMDASHLPLLFLFSFCASAAVGLGVQAINATFGGIGQLVSMFVFIVLALPSSGATIPLQALPTFYRFLAHFEPMRQLSDGIRAILYFDAQADAGLGRAWTMIAVGTVAALVLGFSMTTYYDRKGLGRLPGKT, translated from the coding sequence ATGCCACCGCCCGACCGCTCCGGCGGTGCCACCGCGCGGCAGGTGCTGCGAAACCCGAAGATCTGGATCACCCCCACCGTCCTGGTCGGGGTGGTGTCGCTGCTGCTGTCGCTGCTCTACATGGGCGGCATCCTCAACCCCCGCACCGACCTGCACCGGCTGCCCGTCGGGCTGGTCAACGCCGACCGCGGAGGCGTGATCGGCGGCAAGCAGGAGAACCTCGGCGCCCGGATCACCGCCGGGATCGCGGCCGCCCCCGACCCCGGCGACCGGGTCGGCTGGCGGATCCTCTCCCCCGCCGCCGCCCGGGACGCACTCGCCTCGAACCAGATCTACGGCGCCCTGGAGATCCCGGCCGGGTTCACCGCCGCGATCGCCGCCCTCGGCACCCCCGCCGGCAGGTCACCGGACCGGCCGACCATGACCGTCCTCACCAACCCGGGATCGGGCAGCCTGGCCGCCTCGTTCGCCACCACCACCGCCCAACAGGCCGCCCGGCAGGCCTCGCTGGAGCTCGGCCGACAGCTGACCGCCGCCGTACCGCCCACCGCGGCACCGGTGAGCAGCGCCGCCGCACTGCTGCTCGCCGACCCGGCCACGGTCGTCACCGTGGTCGGCCATCCGATCGGCCCGCACAGCGGGCTGGGGCTCAGCGCGTTCTACTACACCCTGTTGCTCGTCCTCGCCGGCTTCCTCGGGGCCAACATCATCAACAACGGCGTGGACGTCGCCCTCGGCTACACCGACAACGAACTCGGCCCGTGGCACACCCGGCGGCAGACCGTCCCGATCAGCCGGCGGCGCACGCTGGTGGTGAAGTCGGTGATGAGCGTGGCCCTCGCGGTGCTCACCTCCGCCCTGATCATGGCCGCCACCGTGGGGCTGCTCGGCATGGACGCCTCGCACCTGCCACTGCTGTTCCTCTTCTCGTTCTGCGCCAGCGCCGCCGTCGGGCTGGGCGTGCAGGCGATCAACGCCACCTTCGGCGGGATCGGCCAGCTGGTGAGCATGTTCGTCTTCATCGTGCTGGCGCTGCCGTCCTCCGGGGCGACCATCCCCCTGCAGGCGCTGCCGACGTTCTACCGGTTCCTGGCCCACTTCGAGCCGATGCGGCAGCTCAGCGACGGCATCCGGGCCATCCTGTACTTCGACGCGCAGGCCGACGCGGGCCTCGGCCGGGCCTGGACGATGATCGCGGTGGGGACGGTGGCCGCCCTCGTGCTGGGCTTCTCGATGACGACCTACTACGACCGGAAGGGG